From a region of the Sphingopyxis sp. YR583 genome:
- a CDS encoding glycosyl transferase family protein, whose product MELSTAWLEWLVLGTGYELMLFASVGILLFGLDDLLFDALWMATRRRRSSLVPAAPPIEGRFAVFVPAWDEAKALPAMLHRTLAAWEGEDFRIYVGCYPNDAATLFAISPIIARDRRLRLVVGGREGPTTKGDNLNCLWAALGEDERADGMRFAAIVLHDCEDHVHPGELALYRRYLGENAMVQIPVVPLITRSERWIGGHYGDEFAEAHGKELVVRSRLGLPLPSAGVGCALTRTALALLALERGGDPFRRDSLTEDYEIGMLIGAYGLSTRFVDAVGPAGDRIVSRGAFPGEIEKAVRQKSRWIAGIALAGWDHLGWLGPGRPATDAGSGPGRAWIARWMLWRDRRAPLSALVLLAAYAGLVLTVAGWAGQFLMGWQAVELSDGMRLLLAFNAVMLCWRIGMRGHFTAGWYGLREAMVSLPRAFFANVVAMLAARRAVGLYWRMLRSGEVVWDKTEHPDYEAAHEDGFAKMPAR is encoded by the coding sequence ACCGCATGGCTGGAATGGCTGGTGCTGGGCACTGGCTACGAACTGATGCTTTTCGCGTCGGTCGGAATCCTGTTGTTCGGGCTCGACGACCTGCTGTTCGATGCATTGTGGATGGCTACCCGCCGCCGCAGATCGTCGCTCGTCCCGGCCGCGCCGCCGATCGAGGGGCGCTTCGCAGTCTTCGTGCCCGCGTGGGATGAAGCCAAGGCGCTGCCCGCGATGCTGCATCGCACGCTCGCAGCATGGGAAGGCGAGGATTTCCGGATCTACGTCGGCTGCTATCCCAACGATGCCGCGACGCTTTTTGCGATATCGCCGATCATCGCCCGCGACCGTCGGCTTCGGCTTGTCGTCGGCGGCCGCGAAGGGCCAACGACCAAGGGCGACAATCTCAATTGCTTGTGGGCGGCGCTCGGCGAAGATGAACGTGCCGACGGCATGCGTTTCGCCGCCATCGTCCTGCATGATTGCGAAGATCATGTTCATCCGGGCGAGCTCGCGCTCTATCGCCGCTATCTCGGGGAAAATGCGATGGTGCAGATTCCCGTCGTGCCCCTGATCACGCGAAGCGAACGCTGGATCGGCGGGCATTATGGCGATGAGTTTGCCGAAGCGCACGGGAAGGAACTGGTCGTTCGTTCGCGCCTCGGCCTGCCGCTACCATCGGCGGGAGTCGGCTGCGCGCTGACCCGTACCGCACTGGCGTTGCTTGCGCTCGAACGCGGCGGCGATCCTTTCCGCCGCGACAGCCTGACCGAAGATTATGAGATCGGCATGCTTATCGGTGCCTATGGCCTTTCAACGCGCTTTGTCGACGCGGTCGGACCCGCGGGTGACCGGATCGTCTCGCGCGGCGCATTTCCGGGAGAAATCGAAAAGGCCGTGCGGCAGAAATCGCGCTGGATCGCGGGGATCGCGCTTGCGGGATGGGACCATCTTGGCTGGCTCGGACCAGGGCGCCCCGCCACCGATGCCGGCTCCGGTCCCGGCCGCGCGTGGATCGCGCGCTGGATGCTGTGGCGCGACCGCCGCGCCCCGCTTTCCGCGCTTGTCCTGCTTGCCGCTTATGCGGGACTGGTTCTGACGGTCGCGGGCTGGGCAGGGCAGTTTCTGATGGGGTGGCAGGCGGTCGAGCTGAGTGACGGCATGCGGCTGTTGCTGGCGTTCAATGCCGTGATGCTATGCTGGCGGATCGGCATGCGCGGGCATTTTACGGCCGGTTGGTACGGTCTGCGCGAGGCGATGGTTTCGCTGCCGCGTGCCTTTTTCGCGAATGTGGTCGCGATGCTCGCCGCGCGCCGCGCGGTCGGCCTCTACTGGCGGATGTTACGGTCGGGCGAAGTCGTCTGGGACAAGACTGAACATCCCGATTACGAAGCCGCGCACGAAGACGGCTTTGCAAAGATGCCGGCGCGATGA
- a CDS encoding cell wall hydrolase encodes MKPELSLTARSTWRDPVPEKPAGPGRAFWAAIIAVVSVACLAFVLTSGPFRAPRFFGPYSVSVPLSFKAYDPERWAIMNAEDYAEALKIDPTLPNPDSVGYGDAAAMPPTDPAMLRDEAFVGPPAKPYVFQGVTALDRERAHYCLTAAIYYEAASETDDGMRGVAQTVINRVRHPSFPNTVCGVVFQGSQRAGVCQFTFSCDGAMARTPERRNWLRASRIASAALGGYVFPKVGLATHYHTQAIWPRWGKSLVMTNIVGAHIFHRWRGRWGMPDAFRALYLGREPVPGPYLPLAQQLAILKGQGLPPGAGPAPMLTGTGAPLPDVAPAPLPGTLTPAAPTTTPSAAPPVAAPSYTDPRLNQSGQIREEFSKSGEWKG; translated from the coding sequence ATGAAGCCCGAACTGTCCTTGACCGCCCGCTCGACGTGGCGTGACCCCGTGCCGGAAAAGCCGGCGGGGCCGGGGCGCGCCTTTTGGGCGGCGATCATCGCGGTGGTTTCGGTCGCCTGTCTCGCCTTCGTGCTGACGAGCGGACCGTTTCGCGCTCCCCGATTCTTCGGTCCCTACAGCGTATCGGTGCCGTTGAGCTTCAAAGCCTATGATCCCGAACGCTGGGCGATCATGAATGCCGAGGATTACGCCGAAGCGCTGAAGATCGACCCGACTTTGCCTAACCCCGACAGCGTCGGTTATGGCGACGCTGCGGCGATGCCGCCGACCGACCCCGCCATGCTGCGCGACGAGGCTTTCGTGGGGCCGCCCGCGAAACCCTATGTTTTCCAAGGGGTCACCGCGCTCGACCGCGAGCGTGCGCATTACTGCCTGACCGCCGCCATATATTATGAAGCGGCGTCGGAAACCGACGACGGGATGCGCGGGGTCGCGCAGACGGTGATCAACCGCGTGCGCCACCCGAGTTTCCCGAACACCGTGTGCGGGGTCGTTTTCCAGGGCTCGCAGCGCGCGGGCGTGTGCCAGTTCACTTTCAGCTGCGACGGCGCGATGGCGCGCACGCCCGAACGGCGCAACTGGCTGCGCGCCAGCCGCATCGCCTCGGCGGCGCTCGGCGGCTATGTCTTCCCCAAGGTCGGGCTCGCGACCCATTATCATACGCAGGCGATCTGGCCGCGCTGGGGCAAGAGCCTGGTGATGACCAATATCGTCGGCGCGCATATCTTCCACCGCTGGCGCGGCCGCTGGGGCATGCCCGACGCATTTCGCGCGCTCTATCTGGGCCGCGAGCCCGTTCCCGGCCCCTATCTGCCGCTCGCGCAGCAGCTCGCGATCCTCAAGGGTCAGGGCCTTCCACCCGGAGCAGGCCCCGCGCCGATGCTCACGGGCACCGGCGCGCCGCTTCCCGACGTCGCGCCGGCGCCGTTACCCGGTACGCTCACGCCCGCCGCACCAACCACCACCCCATCGGCCGCCCCGCCCGTGGCAGCGCCGTCTTACACCGATCCGCGGCTCAACCAGTCGGGGCAGATCCGCGAGGAATTCAGCAAAAGCGGGGAGTGGAAAGGCTGA
- a CDS encoding TIGR02186 family protein, with product MIALRALLVALAALLLPAHAHAADPRLVPDVSSRAIDIQYSFTGEELLLFGAILYPGQRLPDDRADIVVVLKGPVRPIVLREKRRVAGIWVNASSIRLRTSPGFYAIGSSRPIDKLVDERTAAIFELGLANLSMSPSGFSEAKKLERFEAGLTDLYRRSGLFVENPSAVEITEGVLYRARIPVPARVPVGTYRAETYLISRGRVLAVASRDVQIRKAGFERFVALAAQQHGFLYGLSAVFLSLVLGYGASAIFRRR from the coding sequence ATGATCGCGCTGCGCGCCTTGCTCGTCGCTCTCGCAGCTCTGTTGCTGCCAGCGCACGCGCATGCCGCCGATCCGCGGCTGGTGCCCGACGTGTCGAGCCGCGCGATCGATATCCAGTACAGCTTCACCGGTGAGGAATTGCTGTTGTTCGGTGCGATTCTCTATCCGGGTCAGCGGCTGCCCGACGACCGCGCCGACATCGTCGTCGTGCTGAAAGGACCCGTGCGGCCGATCGTGTTGCGCGAAAAGCGGCGTGTTGCGGGGATCTGGGTCAACGCCAGCAGCATTCGACTGCGGACCTCACCGGGGTTCTACGCGATCGGATCGTCGCGCCCGATCGACAAGCTGGTCGACGAGCGCACCGCGGCGATCTTCGAACTCGGCCTCGCCAATCTGTCGATGTCGCCCAGCGGATTTTCGGAGGCAAAGAAGCTTGAACGCTTCGAGGCGGGCCTGACCGACCTCTATCGCCGCTCGGGTCTGTTCGTCGAAAACCCCTCGGCGGTCGAAATCACCGAAGGCGTACTCTATCGTGCGCGCATCCCTGTGCCTGCCCGCGTCCCGGTGGGGACCTATCGCGCCGAAACCTATCTGATCAGCCGCGGGCGGGTGCTCGCCGTCGCATCGCGCGACGTCCAGATCCGCAAGGCTGGTTTCGAACGCTTCGTCGCTCTCGCGGCGCAGCAGCACGGCTTTCTCTACGGCCTTTCCGCGGTGTTCCTGTCGCTGGTGCTCGGTTACGGCGCGTCGGCTATTTTCCGTCGCCGCTAG
- a CDS encoding VOC family protein → MGHVKGIGGLFFRARDPEALSAWYRERLGVGGGCSADDSVPPNQWVWNVTAGPLVFAPFKADTDYFPADRQHMLNLRVDDLDAALAPFREAGDEIITKDEWDDPATGRFARVHDPEGNPIELWEPPTS, encoded by the coding sequence ATGGGACATGTCAAAGGCATCGGCGGATTGTTTTTCCGGGCGCGCGATCCCGAGGCGCTCAGCGCCTGGTACCGCGAACGGCTGGGTGTCGGCGGCGGATGCAGCGCCGACGACAGCGTGCCGCCTAACCAATGGGTCTGGAATGTCACGGCGGGACCGCTGGTTTTCGCGCCCTTCAAGGCCGACACCGATTATTTCCCTGCCGACAGACAGCATATGCTGAACCTGCGCGTCGACGATCTCGACGCCGCGCTGGCGCCGTTCCGCGAGGCGGGTGACGAGATCATCACCAAGGACGAATGGGACGATCCGGCGACCGGGCGATTTGCGCGCGTCCACGACCCCGAAGGCAATCCGATCGAGCTTTGGGAGCCGCCGACGAGTTGA
- the dmeF gene encoding CDF family Co(II)/Ni(II) efflux transporter DmeF has product MSFDSEIEALAHDHVFLGKRHDENARRTLWVVALTAVMMVGEIAAGLAFNSMALLADGFHMATHAGALGIAAIAYAYAKRHAHGRRYSFGTGKVGDLAGFASALVLGIVALGIAYESAIRLVNPSPVEFGEATVIAVIGLGVNIVSALLLGHGHDHGHGHAHSHEHDHHGHAHDHAHEKDNNLRSAYLHVVADALTSVLAIAALLGGRYLGWVWLDPAMGVVGAIVIAVWSWSLIRDTGAVLLDATDTKLEDEIRALVEAPGDVKIIDLHVWRVGPGAHSAIISVVGATRDAICARVKQVHEIEHLTVEIR; this is encoded by the coding sequence ATGTCGTTCGATAGCGAAATAGAGGCGCTGGCCCACGACCATGTCTTCCTTGGCAAACGCCATGACGAAAATGCCCGCCGCACTTTGTGGGTGGTTGCGCTTACTGCGGTGATGATGGTCGGCGAGATCGCCGCGGGCCTTGCATTCAACTCGATGGCGCTGCTTGCCGACGGCTTCCATATGGCGACACACGCGGGCGCGCTCGGTATTGCCGCGATCGCCTATGCCTATGCGAAGCGCCACGCCCACGGCCGCCGCTACAGCTTTGGCACCGGCAAGGTCGGCGACCTCGCGGGCTTTGCCTCGGCGCTCGTGCTCGGCATCGTCGCACTCGGCATCGCGTATGAATCGGCCATCCGTCTCGTCAATCCCAGCCCGGTCGAGTTCGGCGAGGCAACGGTCATCGCGGTGATCGGCCTCGGCGTGAATATCGTCAGCGCCTTGCTGCTCGGCCATGGTCACGATCACGGGCACGGACATGCGCACAGCCATGAGCACGACCATCATGGTCATGCGCACGATCACGCCCATGAGAAGGACAATAATCTCCGCTCGGCCTATCTGCACGTCGTCGCCGACGCGCTGACCTCGGTGCTCGCGATCGCCGCATTGCTCGGCGGGCGCTATCTTGGGTGGGTTTGGCTCGATCCTGCGATGGGCGTCGTGGGGGCGATCGTGATCGCGGTCTGGTCCTGGTCGCTGATACGCGACACCGGCGCGGTGCTCCTCGACGCGACCGACACAAAGCTGGAGGACGAAATCCGCGCGCTTGTCGAAGCACCCGGCGACGTGAAGATCATCGACCTGCATGTCTGGCGGGTTGGCCCCGGTGCGCATTCGGCGATCATCAGCGTCGTCGGCGCGACGCGCGATGCGATCTGTGCCCGGGTCAAACAGGTCCATGAAATCGAACATCTGACGGTCGAGATCCGCTGA
- a CDS encoding sulfite exporter TauE/SafE family protein, giving the protein MDLYLPVANLSVNALVIILLGGGVGFLSGMFGVGGGFLTTPLLIFYGIPPTVAAASAATQVTGASVSGVMAHLERGGVDLRMGGVLVAGGLIGSLIGAGLFELLTSWGQIDTVINILYVALLGTVGTFMGREAWGSFRAAQDGLPAPARKRRHHPMVANLPLRWRFYRSGLYISPLAPLLLGIIGGVLTMLLGVGGGFIMVPAMLYLLGMGTQVVVGTSLYQILFVTIATTMVHAMTTGAVDIVLAGLLLLGSVVGAQIGARFAQKVKPEYLRMALAAIVLLVALRMGVDLFIRPEEIYTVQ; this is encoded by the coding sequence ATGGATCTTTACCTCCCAGTCGCCAATCTTTCGGTCAATGCGCTGGTGATCATCCTGCTGGGTGGCGGGGTGGGTTTCCTGTCGGGCATGTTCGGCGTTGGCGGCGGGTTCCTGACAACGCCGCTGCTGATCTTTTACGGCATCCCGCCGACGGTCGCGGCGGCATCGGCGGCGACGCAGGTGACCGGCGCAAGCGTGTCGGGGGTGATGGCGCATCTCGAGCGCGGCGGGGTCGATCTGAGGATGGGCGGCGTGCTTGTCGCGGGCGGCCTTATCGGCTCGCTGATCGGTGCCGGGCTGTTCGAACTGCTCACCTCCTGGGGCCAGATCGATACGGTGATCAACATCCTGTATGTCGCGCTGCTCGGGACCGTGGGTACGTTCATGGGGCGCGAAGCCTGGGGCAGCTTTCGCGCCGCGCAGGACGGGCTGCCTGCGCCGGCGCGCAAGCGGCGCCATCATCCGATGGTCGCGAACCTGCCGCTCCGCTGGCGCTTCTATCGCTCGGGCCTTTATATCTCGCCGCTTGCGCCGCTTCTGCTCGGCATCATCGGGGGGGTGCTGACGATGCTGCTCGGCGTCGGCGGCGGATTCATCATGGTGCCCGCGATGCTCTATCTTCTCGGCATGGGCACGCAGGTCGTCGTTGGCACGTCGCTGTACCAGATCTTGTTCGTGACGATCGCGACGACAATGGTCCACGCCATGACGACCGGCGCGGTCGACATCGTGCTGGCGGGGTTGCTGCTGCTCGGAAGCGTCGTCGGCGCACAGATCGGTGCGCGTTTCGCGCAAAAGGTGAAGCCCGAATATCTGCGTATGGCGCTCGCGGCGATCGTGCTGCTCGTCGCGCTGCGCATGGGGGTCGACCTCTTCATCCGCCCCGAAGAAATCTACACGGTGCAATGA
- a CDS encoding ATP-binding protein, with protein sequence MDMQGGGFSAGDLTAAQHVRLAGGGVAAPVAPVANHHRDDLMIGEVVDISGSASRILLDATVIGKLSSSSDAAVAMAGQVGAQVKVRVGNIWLIASIRDQQLHERGEGLIVATIDFLGEGEEEKITGRIHNFRRGVTRYPIPGSQVFAATSADLKQIYAADERAHVEIGTVYPTKDIRGSLYVDAMLGKHFALLGSTGTGKSTSAALILHKICELAPQGHIVMVDPHGEYSAAFKGTGALFDVDNLAMPYWLMNFEEHCEVFVTAEGRDRQADCDVLARCLLQARTKNRLAEGMTKITVDSPIPYLLSDLLNILQNEMGKLDKATSSAPFMRIKGKIEEMRADPRYNFMFSGMLVADTMAGFLGKIFRLPSDGRPISIIDVSGVPSDITGVVVAVLSRLIFDYAIWSRGEPQRPILLVCEEAHRYIPSKDTGQGQAVRKILERIAKEGRKYGVSLGLITQRPSDLAEGVLSQCGTIISMRLNNERDQHFVKAAMPEGARGFIDSIPALRNRECIVCGEGVSIPIRVYLDTLEEEKRPASSDPLFSKLWRETGGEAEILERVVKRWRSQGR encoded by the coding sequence ATGGATATGCAGGGCGGCGGATTCAGCGCCGGTGATTTGACGGCGGCGCAGCACGTCAGGCTCGCGGGCGGCGGTGTGGCAGCGCCGGTGGCGCCAGTCGCAAACCATCATCGCGACGATCTGATGATCGGCGAAGTCGTCGATATTTCGGGGTCGGCGTCGCGCATCCTTCTCGATGCAACGGTGATCGGCAAATTGTCGTCGTCCAGCGATGCCGCGGTCGCAATGGCGGGGCAGGTCGGGGCACAGGTCAAGGTGCGTGTCGGCAATATCTGGCTGATCGCCAGCATCCGCGACCAGCAACTGCACGAGCGCGGCGAAGGGCTGATCGTTGCGACGATCGACTTCCTCGGCGAAGGCGAAGAAGAAAAGATTACGGGTCGCATCCACAATTTCCGGCGCGGTGTGACGCGCTACCCGATCCCGGGTAGCCAGGTCTTTGCCGCGACCAGCGCCGATCTCAAGCAGATATACGCCGCCGACGAGCGCGCGCATGTCGAAATCGGTACCGTCTACCCGACCAAGGATATTCGCGGATCGCTCTATGTCGATGCGATGCTCGGCAAGCATTTCGCGCTGCTCGGCTCGACCGGTACGGGTAAATCGACCAGCGCCGCGCTGATCCTGCACAAGATTTGCGAACTCGCGCCGCAGGGCCATATCGTGATGGTCGACCCGCACGGCGAATATTCGGCTGCTTTCAAGGGCACCGGCGCGCTGTTCGACGTCGACAATCTCGCCATGCCCTATTGGCTGATGAATTTCGAAGAACATTGCGAAGTGTTCGTCACCGCCGAAGGCCGCGACCGTCAGGCCGACTGCGATGTTCTCGCGCGCTGCCTGCTCCAGGCGCGAACGAAGAACCGGCTCGCCGAGGGCATGACGAAGATCACGGTCGATTCGCCGATCCCCTATCTGCTTTCGGACCTGCTCAACATCCTGCAGAACGAGATGGGCAAGCTCGACAAGGCGACCTCGTCCGCGCCGTTCATGCGCATCAAGGGCAAGATCGAGGAAATGCGCGCCGATCCGCGCTATAATTTCATGTTCTCGGGCATGCTCGTCGCCGACACGATGGCGGGTTTTCTCGGCAAGATCTTCCGCCTGCCGTCGGACGGCCGGCCGATCTCGATCATCGACGTGTCGGGCGTTCCGTCCGATATTACCGGCGTGGTCGTCGCGGTGCTGTCGCGCCTGATCTTCGACTATGCGATCTGGTCGCGCGGCGAGCCGCAGCGCCCGATCCTGCTCGTCTGCGAAGAGGCGCATCGCTATATTCCGTCGAAGGACACCGGGCAGGGACAGGCGGTTCGCAAGATCCTTGAGCGGATCGCGAAGGAAGGCCGTAAATATGGCGTGTCGCTGGGCCTCATCACCCAGCGTCCGTCGGATCTTGCCGAAGGTGTGCTTTCGCAGTGCGGCACGATCATCTCGATGCGTCTCAACAACGAACGCGACCAGCATTTCGTGAAGGCTGCGATGCCCGAAGGCGCGCGCGGCTTCATCGATTCGATCCCGGCGCTGCGCAACCGCGAATGCATCGTCTGCGGCGAAGGCGTGTCGATCCCGATCCGCGTCTATCTCGACACGCTCGAGGAAGAAAAGCGGCCCGCGTCAAGCGATCCGCTCTTCTCGAAGCTGTGGCGCGAAACCGGCGGCGAAGCCGAAATCCTCGAACGCGTCGTCAAGCGCTGGCGCAGCCAGGGACGTTGA
- a CDS encoding ABC transporter ATP-binding protein — translation MTETTTPPQPPAAASPAEALLSIANVRVMADDACILDLPALTIGAGESAAILGANGSGKSTLVKLITRQLYPAYGADVRIFGQDSWNVFDLRKLLGIVSTTEQLDFDADPPLEALDCVVSGFFASRGLWAHQHYTREMVDASLAALEDAGASHLIGRSMASLSTGEARRVLIARALAHRPHALLLDEPCAGLDPAARHHFLDMLRGIARTGITLLLITHHIEEILPEIDRIIMLRGGRLDRDGAKGELLTSETLTGLFGLPIEVTSRGDWYDAAIRHLP, via the coding sequence ATGACGGAAACCACCACGCCGCCGCAGCCGCCCGCCGCGGCATCTCCTGCCGAAGCCTTGCTTTCGATCGCCAATGTTCGCGTCATGGCGGACGACGCATGTATCCTGGACCTTCCGGCGCTGACCATCGGCGCGGGCGAAAGTGCCGCCATCCTGGGCGCCAACGGATCGGGCAAGTCGACGCTGGTCAAGCTGATCACGCGCCAGCTCTATCCGGCCTATGGCGCCGACGTCCGGATTTTCGGGCAGGATAGCTGGAATGTTTTCGACCTTCGCAAACTGCTCGGGATCGTATCCACGACCGAACAGCTCGATTTCGATGCCGACCCGCCGCTCGAAGCGCTCGACTGCGTCGTCTCCGGCTTTTTCGCCTCGCGCGGCCTCTGGGCGCATCAGCATTATACGCGCGAGATGGTCGACGCATCGCTCGCCGCGTTGGAGGATGCCGGTGCCAGCCACCTGATCGGACGCAGCATGGCGAGCCTTTCAACGGGCGAAGCCCGCCGCGTCCTCATCGCCCGCGCGCTTGCGCACCGGCCGCACGCGCTGCTGCTCGACGAGCCATGCGCCGGACTCGACCCCGCAGCGCGGCATCACTTCCTCGACATGCTGCGCGGGATCGCACGCACGGGCATCACGCTGCTGCTCATCACGCACCATATCGAGGAAATCCTGCCGGAGATCGACCGCATCATCATGCTGCGCGGCGGGCGGCTCGACCGCGACGGCGCGAAAGGAGAGCTCTTGACGAGCGAAACGCTGACCGGCCTTTTCGGCCTGCCGATCGAGGTCACGTCGCGAGGCGACTGGTACGACGCCGCCATCCGTCACTTGCCATAA
- the nusA gene encoding transcription termination factor NusA yields MATAISANKAELLAIANSVASEKMIDKGIVIEAIEEAIQRAARARYGAENDIRAKLDAQTGDLRLWRVVEVVEQVEDYFKQVDLAAGQKLQKDAKIGDFIVDPLPAVDLGRIDAQSAKQVIFQKVREADRERQYAEFKDRAGEIITGVVKSVEFGHIVVNLGRAEGVIRRDQQIPRELMRVGDRVRALILSVRSETRGPQIFLSRAHPDFMKKLFAQEVPEIYDGIIEIKAAARDPGSRAKIGVISYDGSIDPVGACVGMKGSRVQAVVQEMQGEKIDIIPWSEDTATFVVNALQPATVQRVVIDEDDSRIEVVVPDDQLSLAIGRRGQNVRLASQLTGSQIDIMTEADASEKRQREFVERSTMFQEELDVDETLAQLLVAEGFGELEEVAYVSIDELASIEGFDDELAQELQSRAAEGLERREEASRAQRRELGVEDALADIPHLTEAMLVILGKAGIKTLDDLADLATDELIAKKRTDNRRGPARSERAEDKGGVLGEYGLSEEQGNEIIMAARAHWFDDEPETAAEPQNGEAADADPAQ; encoded by the coding sequence ATGGCCACTGCCATTTCCGCCAACAAGGCCGAACTCCTCGCGATTGCCAACAGCGTCGCCAGCGAGAAGATGATCGACAAGGGCATCGTCATCGAGGCCATCGAGGAAGCGATCCAGCGCGCCGCGCGCGCCCGTTACGGCGCCGAGAACGACATTCGTGCGAAGCTCGATGCGCAGACCGGCGACCTTCGCTTGTGGCGCGTCGTGGAAGTGGTCGAACAGGTCGAGGATTATTTCAAGCAGGTCGATCTGGCTGCCGGCCAGAAGCTGCAGAAGGACGCCAAGATCGGCGACTTCATCGTCGACCCGCTGCCGGCGGTCGACCTTGGCCGCATCGACGCCCAGTCGGCGAAGCAGGTGATCTTCCAGAAGGTCCGCGAAGCCGATCGCGAGCGCCAGTACGCCGAATTCAAGGACCGCGCGGGTGAGATCATCACCGGCGTCGTGAAGTCGGTCGAATTCGGCCACATCGTCGTCAACCTCGGCCGCGCCGAAGGCGTCATCCGCCGCGACCAGCAGATCCCGCGCGAACTGATGCGCGTCGGCGACCGCGTCCGCGCGCTGATCCTGTCGGTGCGCAGCGAAACGCGCGGCCCGCAGATTTTCCTCAGCCGCGCGCACCCCGACTTCATGAAGAAGCTGTTCGCGCAGGAAGTCCCCGAAATCTACGACGGCATCATCGAGATCAAGGCCGCCGCCCGTGATCCGGGTTCGCGCGCGAAGATCGGCGTGATCAGCTATGACGGTTCGATCGACCCCGTCGGCGCATGCGTCGGCATGAAGGGCAGCCGCGTCCAGGCGGTCGTCCAGGAAATGCAGGGCGAAAAGATCGACATCATTCCCTGGTCCGAAGACACCGCGACCTTCGTCGTCAACGCGCTCCAGCCTGCAACGGTGCAGCGCGTCGTCATCGACGAGGATGACAGCCGTATCGAAGTCGTCGTTCCCGATGACCAGCTCAGCCTTGCCATCGGCCGCCGCGGCCAGAATGTTCGTCTCGCCAGCCAGCTCACCGGCAGCCAGATCGACATCATGACCGAGGCCGACGCCAGCGAGAAGCGCCAGCGCGAATTCGTCGAGCGTTCGACGATGTTCCAGGAAGAGCTCGATGTCGACGAAACGCTCGCACAGCTGCTCGTCGCCGAAGGTTTCGGCGAACTCGAAGAAGTCGCCTATGTCTCGATCGACGAACTGGCTAGCATCGAAGGCTTCGACGACGAACTCGCACAGGAACTGCAGAGCCGCGCCGCCGAAGGGCTTGAGCGCCGCGAGGAGGCCTCGCGCGCCCAGCGCCGTGAACTTGGCGTCGAAGATGCGCTCGCCGACATCCCGCACCTGACCGAAGCGATGCTCGTCATCCTCGGCAAGGCGGGGATCAAGACGCTCGACGATCTCGCCGACCTCGCGACCGACGAACTGATCGCCAAGAAGCGCACCGACAACCGTCGTGGCCCGGCGCGCAGCGAGCGCGCCGAGGACAAGGGCGGCGTGCTCGGCGAATATGGCCTGAGCGAAGAGCAGGGCAACGAGATCATCATGGCGGCGCGTGCGCACTGGTTCGACGATGAACCGGAAACTGCGGCGGAGCCGCAAAACGGGGAGGCCGCCGATGCGGACCCCGCGCAATGA
- the rimP gene encoding ribosome maturation protein RimP, which yields MVDFDTLNAIIAPEAEAMGLALVRVAFFGGESDPTLQVMAERPETRQLTIDDCADLSRRISDRLDALEEAGKDPIDAAYRLEVSSPGIDRPLTRRADFADWAGHEAKIALKEKRDGRQRFNGELIGIDGDVVTISDKEGVEHKLPFDAIDTAKLVLTDKLIAATVPLSIEGADEMEEEGQD from the coding sequence TTGGTCGATTTCGACACCCTCAATGCGATCATCGCGCCCGAAGCCGAGGCGATGGGCCTTGCGCTCGTGCGCGTCGCCTTTTTTGGCGGCGAGAGCGACCCGACGCTGCAGGTGATGGCCGAGCGGCCCGAAACGCGCCAGCTGACGATCGACGATTGCGCCGACCTGTCGCGCCGCATCTCGGATCGGCTCGACGCGCTTGAGGAAGCGGGCAAGGATCCGATCGATGCCGCCTACCGGCTCGAAGTCTCGTCGCCCGGCATCGACCGGCCGCTGACGCGCCGCGCCGACTTCGCAGACTGGGCGGGGCACGAGGCGAAGATCGCGCTCAAGGAAAAGCGCGACGGTCGCCAGCGCTTCAACGGCGAGCTGATCGGTATCGACGGCGATGTCGTCACGATTTCGGATAAGGAAGGTGTGGAGCACAAGCTGCCGTTCGACGCGATCGACACCGCAAAGCTGGTTCTCACCGACAAATTGATTGCCGCAACCGTCCCGCTCTCGATCGAGGGCGCCGACGAAATGGAAGAAGAAGGACAGGACTGA